The Cytobacillus oceanisediminis genomic interval CAATCTTAATGTTATTGGATAGCTCACTTAGAGCAGAGAGACTTAAGTCAATCCCGATAACACCAGAGCTGTCGCCAAGCTTTTGGGCTACAGTGATGAGGATATTTCCGCTTACAGCATCAACATAAGGCTCTGTGATGAAGGCTTTCCCCTTTGCCTCCATAGCACCCTGATACCAGGGGCGTGTGGTGGCATCAAAGTCAGCTGGCAAATCTGCACGAGGATAGATGACTAAATCGCCATTTTCAGAGCCTGCATAAATTGCGACTGCCTCCGGATTCAGCTCTTTATATTGGCTAAAGGCTTTATTCGTCTCCTCTAATTCTTCTGCAGTATAAAAATCCTTTTTTATCCGCTTTGAAAAATGATTCGCATCTTCCATTTTTGTTTTTATAAAGTCCATGATAAATTGGTCAAGGATCTTAACATTGTCATCCGCACTCATTTCAATTTGGCTTGTTATTTCATCTTGCGCTTTTTGATAGGAAATGTATCCAATAGAAATGGAAGGAATTAATAGAATAATAATAAATGAGAGCAATAATTTCTTTCTAATCGTAAATGAAAACAGCGACCCTTTTTCTTTCTGTTTTTTCTTTTTCATAATTGACCCCTTTTGAAAACTTAGTAATTTACCGCCTTAACCTGCGAGATGGCACCTTCGAGCTTCTCGTCAACAACCCTTGCATCGTCAATATGCCTCTGGATAAGTTCTTTTACTTGATCAAAAACATACTTCGTTTCTGAAATCTCATCCGCCACCTCCTGGGAATACCCCTTCTGAATATTTATCATTTCAATCACTTCACTGACTTCTGATTCCACCGTATGGATGATGTTTGTGATTGAGTCAATTTTGCTGGTAGTTTGCCCGCTGAGGGACATGCCATCTTTAATTAATTCGGTGCTTGCGACTGTTGAGTTCAGTGTTGCTTCAATATCGTCCTGAATATTTTTCGTCAGGGAACTGATATTAGCCGTGCTCGTCGCTGTACTTTCGGCCAGCTTCCGGACCTCATCCGCTACCACTGCAAATCCTTTTCCCTGCTCGCCTGCGCGCGCCGCTTCGATGGATGCATTTAGTGCCAGGAGATTTGTTTGATCCGCGATATCTTTAATGACCTGAACAATCATCTCGATTTCTTTTGACCTTTTGCTCAGCGCCTCCATCTTTTGTGAATTCACTTCTAATTGCTCTCCCAGCTGCTTAATCAGCTGTTCAGACTTGCTGACGGATCCGCGGCCTTCCTCCGAGATTTTTACCATCTCTTTTGCAGACTGGATCAGATTTCCCCCTTTATCCGATAAAGTGAGGCTGTTTGTAAAA includes:
- a CDS encoding methyl-accepting chemotaxis protein, producing MGRSMMFGKGKLKQLEEEKRELESKIQAAEEEFQRREKYYQTLIHSFNEDLTNTVSQHEMVNGQHYMLGDLVLKIKDGFENVKRHSEATFTNSLTLSDKGGNLIQSAKEMVKISEEGRGSVSKSEQLIKQLGEQLEVNSQKMEALSKRSKEIEMIVQVIKDIADQTNLLALNASIEAARAGEQGKGFAVVADEVRKLAESTATSTANISSLTKNIQDDIEATLNSTVASTELIKDGMSLSGQTTSKIDSITNIIHTVESEVSEVIEMINIQKGYSQEVADEISETKYVFDQVKELIQRHIDDARVVDEKLEGAISQVKAVNY